TAATTCCATCTTCATCTGTAAAATCTGCTTTCATGTAGATTGCGTCTTTTTCTTGCATCACTTGGTACAAACGCTCATGTCCCATGATGACAGTCTTAATCACTTCATGTTCTTCGTACTCAAAGTGGTTCTGCTTTAGGACAGCTAAACGCTCACCTGGTGTAATGGCAACATGACCAGATTGAGGCTCAATTTCTCCTGATAAAATTTTAATGAAAGTGGACTTCCCTGCACCGTTTGCACCAATTAAACCGTAGCAATTCCCCGGTGTAAATTTAATATTAACGTCTTCAAATAATTTACGATCACCATATCGAAGACCAACGTTACTAACTGATATCATTTGTTTTATTCTCCTTCATCATTAACATAAATCTAAAACCGATTGTACCACAGAATTGTGTTATTTCCTTATTGGAACTTATATCTGCTGGAATTTATTTTAAATTGAAACATCTAACATACTACTCTTGTCAAAAAATGATACTTTTAATCCTTTCCTAGTCGAAAATTTCTCAATTGTCGGTATGACTTCGAGTTCTGAATTCACTTGGCTGAGTTCCGAATTCCTAGCCGGAACTTCTGAATTCACTTGGCTGAGTTCCGAATTCCTAGCCGAAACTTCTGAATTCACTTGGCTGAGTTCCGAATTATTAGCCGGAACTTTTGATTTAACTATCGCTCACAGTCTTTGGTGACCAATTTCTTTTTAATCACCAAAAAAGGGCATCATACACCACCAATGATTGCCCTCATTACTGTTAATATGACTTTTTTGGTCATCATTGGCTATCTATGACCACCATTTTTAAACTAATCAAACCAAAATGGTAACCATACGGCCCCATTGATGCCCTATTTCTCACCCAACTACTGAACTTTCCCTCTCGCATCCACCTTCCAAACATCAACGACAACACCATTTTGATGAACCACATACTCCTCAAACTGATTCGCTACCGTACAGGCGTGATTAGGGATCACCAAGACTTTGTCATTCAAGGAAAGGCTAGTCTCTCCATTAACAATCGCCACCCCATGCTCTTCTGACAATCTCTCAATTGTAAGCTCGGGGTGCCCCACAACATGACCGAATCCAGAAACACTTTGATTACCATGAGCTCCTTTATCTAAACAAAGAGATTTGCTACCTGTATCTAATACCACTCTTGAACCTTGGTATACTCCTACCACTGAAGCCAGCAAAGTTAACGCGCACTTATCAAATGAAGTCACGCCAAGCCCAACTTGAATCGCGTCGAAAAATGCAGCATTCCCTGGCCTAACTTCAGTAATCCCTTTCACCTGACCGGCAATTTTATAGGTAGGTGTGGAACCAACACTTCTTACCGGAATAGGAATCCCTTCCTTTTCACAAGCTTCTGCGCTTTCCACAACCATCCTTGCTTCTTGAAGCCCAATTTGTTCAATCTCTTCTATACTTTTAGCTCCATAAGAATGTCCAGCGTGTGTAAAAATACCACCTAATTTTAGACT
This DNA window, taken from Bacillus carboniphilus, encodes the following:
- a CDS encoding D-TA family PLP-dependent enzyme, translated to MDRKGKSIYHLDTPTLLLDIDKLKENINEMAAFAKMQGISLRPHIKTHKSIEIAKLQLEAGAVGVTTAKIGEAEVMAAGGMKDILIAYPISSEMKMKRLIGLMEDGVDLKISVDHVQQVEWLDAFFEQTSYTLQVWIKVNSGLNRCGVEPGDEVVQLARKVVNSASLKLGGIFTHAGHSYGAKSIEEIEQIGLQEARMVVESAEACEKEGIPIPVRSVGSTPTYKIAGQVKGITEVRPGNAAFFDAIQVGLGVTSFDKCALTLLASVVGVYQGSRVVLDTGSKSLCLDKGAHGNQSVSGFGHVVGHPELTIERLSEEHGVAIVNGETSLSLNDKVLVIPNHACTVANQFEEYVVHQNGVVVDVWKVDARGKVQ